The Azospirillum baldaniorum DNA window CTGGGCCGGGCTGGCCGGGCTGGCCCTGTTCGCCGCCCTTTGGCAGGCGGGGCATGAGCGCTACGGCGACTTCATCCTGCCGGCCCCGCTGGCGACGCTGGCCGCCGGCCTAACCATCGCCGCCGATCCCACCGCCTGGGAGCTGGCCGGACAGACCACGCTGCGCGCGGTCGAGGGCTTCGCGCTGGCCGCCCTGGCCGGTGCGGCGGGCGGGTTGGCCGCCGGCTATTCCCCCGCGACGATGCGGCTGGCCCGCCCCATCCTGACCGTCCTGCTGGGGGTCCCGCCCATCGCCTGGATCGTGCTGGCGATGATCTGGTTCGGCTCCACCGACGGAACGATCATCACGACGGTTCTCGTCGCCGCGACCCCGGTGGTCTTCGTCGGCGTGGCCGAGGGCGCCGTCACCCGTGACCGCGGGCTGGACGACATGGCCCGTGCCTTCGGTGCCGGCCCGCTCGCCCGGTTGACCACGCTCGGGCTGCGCCACGTCGCCGCCTTCCTGTTCCCGGCGCTGACCGTGGCGCTCGGCTCGGCCTTCAAGGTGGCGGTGATGGCCGAGCTTCTCGCCAACACCGGCGGCATCGGCGGCGCGCTGGCCGCCGCCCGCGCCAACCTCGACGTGGCCGAGGCGCTGGCCTGGGTGCTGATCGCGGTGACCGGGCTGATCGTGGTCGAATACACGCTCGTCCACCCCATCCGGTCCGAGTTCGAGCGCTGGCGCAACGCCGCGCGCCCCTGGGGCGTCAAGCGCTGACCGCCAAGGCCGGCGCCAGCGGGGAGAAAATCGATCGTGCACGCTGCTTTTCCGCCTCGAACTTGACCGCGGACAAACAGCCCGTCCGAAAGGCCGATAAAATGCGAACGACAATCATTTGCATTTAAGTCCGAGGCATCGGCTTTTTCGGGGAAACGAGCACCATGACGACACGGGGACAGGCCGGCCAAGCGGCGTTCCGAACCGCGCGAGCGGACACCGCCACCCGCGCCCCCATCCTTCTGGCCGGATTGGCCCTGGCCTCCCTGGGCGCCGCGGCCTCGCCGCCGGCCCACGCGCAGTCGGCGGCACCGGGGGCCGCCGTCGTGCTCTCCCCGGTCATGGTCGAGGGACAGGCCGACAGCGCCGAGGCGACCGCCCGCCGCCGTCTGGAGGCGATCCCCGGCGGCACCGCCCTGGTGGCGGAGGAAGATCTGGCCGGCAAGGCGAACGTCACGGTGTCCGACGCGCTGTCCGGGGTGCCCGGCGTGGTGGTTCAGAACTTCTTCGGCGGCAATGACCAGCCGCGCATTCAGATCCGTGGCTCCGGGCTCCAACAGAATCCGGTGGAGCGCGGCATCCTGGCCCTGCAGAACGGCCTGCCGCTGAACCGGGCCGACGGTTCCTACATCGTCGGGCTGGCCAACCCGCGGCAGGCGGAGTTCACCGAGATCTACCGCGGCTACACCGCCAACCGGCTGGGCGCCAGCATGCTGGGCGGGGCGATCAACGTCATCTCCCCCACCGGCTCCTCCGCGCCGGGCTACCGGCTGGGAGTCGAGGGCGGCAGCTTCGGCCAGTTCAACACCGCCTTGCAGGCCGGCGGCAGCGCCGGACATCTCGACGGGCTGGTCCAGGTCCAGCGCAGCCAGCGCGACGGCTACCGCGATTACAACAGTTCCGAGCGCACCGGCTTCGACGCCAATGTGGGCGCCGTGCTGTCCGACACCGTCACCACCCGCTTCTTCGCCGGCTATACCGACCTGTCCTTCGACGTCGCCGGTCCGCTGACCCGCCAGCTTCTGGAATCGAACCCCAAGGCGGTCTACACCGGCCCTCGCGTGGTCAACGGTGTCGCCACCAATCCGGGACCGAACGTCGTCCGCGACCGGCCCGAGCGTGAGGCCAAGCAGTTCCGCATCGGCAACCGGACGACGGCGACCTTCGGGGCGCACCTGCTGGACGTGGCGCTGGGCTACACCCACACCGACGACACGTTCCGCTTCCCGATCTCCTCGGGCATCCGCAAGACGGAGGGTGGCGACGTCACCGCCGTCGCGCGCTACGCCTACAGCCCTGACGCCAGCCAGCCCCTGCCGCTGTTCGAGACGACCCTGCGCTACGTCGTCGGCTCGGCGGACCGCGAGGATTACCTGAACAACGCCGGCAGCCAGGGCGCCCTGTTCGGGCGCAGCACGATGGACGCCTCCACCCTGGCGCTCCACGGCGGCCTGAACCTGCCGCTGGGCAACGCGGTCACCCTGTCCCCGGCGGTCACCGTCACCCACGCCACGCGCGAGAACGACGACACCTTCGGCGCGGCGCGGCGGCCGACCATCGCCTTCAACCCGGCCAACCCGCGGGTGACGCTGCCCGCCGGTTCGATCCCCGCCGGCGACACCAGCTACGACCGCAGCTACACCGGGTTCAGCCCCAGCCTCGGCCTGACCTGGAAGCCGCTGGAGGACCACACCCTCTACGCCGCGGTCAGCCGCAGTTTCGAGCCGCCCACCCACGACGACCTGATCGCCACCGTCAACGGCACGCCGAACAGCAGCGCCGGCCGCCCGAACCCAGCCCAGCCCGGCCTCGTCTCCACCGCCTACCGCACGCCGGACCTCAAGGCGCAGACGGCGACCACCGTCGAGGCGGGTTGGCGCGGCCGTTTCGGGGTCGTCGCGGTCGATGCCGGGACCTATTACTCCTGGGTCAAGAACGAGCTGTTGAGCCTGCGCGACGCCAGCGGGGCCTCGCTCGGCGCGGTGAACGCCGACCGGACGCGGCATTTCGGCGTCGATCTCGGGCTGTCGGCCTTCCTCACCGAGCGGCTGAGCGGACGGATCGCCTACACTTTCCAGGATTTCCGCTTCCAGGACGATCCGGTGCGCGGCGACAACCGGCTGGCCGGCGCGCCGCGCCACGTCATCAACGCCTCCGCGCGCTACGACATCACCGGTGCGTGGTCGGTGGGGGCGGAGGTGGACTGGTATCCCGGCAGGACCCCCGTGGACAACATGAACAGCGTCTACACGGACGGTTACGCCACCGTCGACCTGCGCAGCACCTACGCCATCAACGAGCGTGTCAGCGTCTATGGCGAGGTGCGCAACATCTTCGACGCGACTTACGCCTCCTCGACCCTGATCGTCGATCAGGCGTCGCCCACCCAGGCGGTCTATCTGCCGGGCGACGGTCGGGCCTTCTACGCCGGCCTGAAGGTCAGCTTCTAAAAATCGGAAAGGCACCCTGCCATGACCCTGGAAACGACGGGCGCCACCCCCTCCCTGACGCTGTCCGGCATCGGCCACGCCTATCTCGGCCGCACGGTGCTCGACGCCGTGGACCTATCGCTGGCGGCGGGCGAGGTGGCGGCGCTCGTCGGTCCCTCGGGCTGCGGCAAGAGCACGCTGGCGCACATCGCCGCCGGGGTGGTCGAGCCGTCGCGGGGCCGCGTCGCGCGGCGCTACCGCCGCCACGGCATGGTGTTCCAGGACCCGCGCCTGCTGCCCTGGGCGACGGCACGGGCCAACATCGCCTACCCGCTGCGCCTGCTCGGCCTGCCCCGCCGCGAACGGCGGGAACGGGCGGAGGAGGCCGCGTGTCGGGTGGCGCTCGACCGCGCCGACCTCGACAAATACCCCGTCGA harbors:
- a CDS encoding ABC transporter permease; amino-acid sequence: MTTARADAVLDRLGRVGQFLWSGWAGLAGLALFAALWQAGHERYGDFILPAPLATLAAGLTIAADPTAWELAGQTTLRAVEGFALAALAGAAGGLAAGYSPATMRLARPILTVLLGVPPIAWIVLAMIWFGSTDGTIITTVLVAATPVVFVGVAEGAVTRDRGLDDMARAFGAGPLARLTTLGLRHVAAFLFPALTVALGSAFKVAVMAELLANTGGIGGALAAARANLDVAEALAWVLIAVTGLIVVEYTLVHPIRSEFERWRNAARPWGVKR
- a CDS encoding TonB-dependent receptor family protein produces the protein MTTRGQAGQAAFRTARADTATRAPILLAGLALASLGAAASPPAHAQSAAPGAAVVLSPVMVEGQADSAEATARRRLEAIPGGTALVAEEDLAGKANVTVSDALSGVPGVVVQNFFGGNDQPRIQIRGSGLQQNPVERGILALQNGLPLNRADGSYIVGLANPRQAEFTEIYRGYTANRLGASMLGGAINVISPTGSSAPGYRLGVEGGSFGQFNTALQAGGSAGHLDGLVQVQRSQRDGYRDYNSSERTGFDANVGAVLSDTVTTRFFAGYTDLSFDVAGPLTRQLLESNPKAVYTGPRVVNGVATNPGPNVVRDRPEREAKQFRIGNRTTATFGAHLLDVALGYTHTDDTFRFPISSGIRKTEGGDVTAVARYAYSPDASQPLPLFETTLRYVVGSADREDYLNNAGSQGALFGRSTMDASTLALHGGLNLPLGNAVTLSPAVTVTHATRENDDTFGAARRPTIAFNPANPRVTLPAGSIPAGDTSYDRSYTGFSPSLGLTWKPLEDHTLYAAVSRSFEPPTHDDLIATVNGTPNSSAGRPNPAQPGLVSTAYRTPDLKAQTATTVEAGWRGRFGVVAVDAGTYYSWVKNELLSLRDASGASLGAVNADRTRHFGVDLGLSAFLTERLSGRIAYTFQDFRFQDDPVRGDNRLAGAPRHVINASARYDITGAWSVGAEVDWYPGRTPVDNMNSVYTDGYATVDLRSTYAINERVSVYGEVRNIFDATYASSTLIVDQASPTQAVYLPGDGRAFYAGLKVSF
- a CDS encoding ABC transporter ATP-binding protein, whose translation is MTLETTGATPSLTLSGIGHAYLGRTVLDAVDLSLAAGEVAALVGPSGCGKSTLAHIAAGVVEPSRGRVARRYRRHGMVFQDPRLLPWATARANIAYPLRLLGLPRRERRERAEEAACRVALDRADLDKYPVELSGGMRQRAAIARALAIDPDFVYFDEPFTALDVALKRRMQDLVIEAARGARFGALFITHDLMEAVRIAHRVVVMDAQGRGIAGTRAVPGEPGGRDDGTVYRLVAEFLTDDPLFRHIHDIDERRTP